The genomic region GGTCGTACACCGCCACCAGCGGTGCCGCGTGGCACTCTGATACGGTTTGCAACAGGTAGGCTGTATGGGCCTGGCCGCACACCGAGCAATGCAGCTCGTGCAGGCGTGAAATGGGTTCAACGGAAGTCAGCATAGCGGGAAAGTCTACGCAAAACTTCACCCTACCCATTCCTGAACCTAACAGCTATTTGGAATAGGCTATGCCAGTTTGGAATGAGGGTAGGAAGTGAGAGGGAAGGAGGGTGTGAGGGTAGGAAGTATGTCATCCTGAGCGCAGCGAAGGACCTTATCACGCAAAAACGACAGGCGTACCAACGACTCGTTCAACTGGCAGAAGGTCCTTCGCTGCGCTCAGGATGACACACTTCATACCCTCAAAACTACCGATAATACCGCCGTGCAAACTGCACGAAGTTTTTATAGGGCAGGTTGTTTTCGGTGCCTTTGCGCTGCACGAAGTCGAAGTGGCGTACCAGGTTTAGGTCGCGCACAGGCACTTCTACCAGCTCGCCGGCGGCTAGCTCTTTGGTCACGGCCTGGCGGGGTAGGAAGGCCAGGCAGGTATCTACGCGCACGAAGTTCTTGAGGGCCTCGGTACCGCCCAAGCGCACCTTCACGGGCAGGTCGGTCAGCTTGATGCCCTTTTCAGCCAGGGCCTCTTCCAGCACCGCTAGCGTACCCGAACCCGTTTCGCGCAGCGCTATGGGCACCCGCAGCAAGTCCTTCGCCACCAACTCGTGCTGCCGAAACGGGTTGCGGGCCGAGCACACCGCCACTACCTCGTCGGTCAGCAGCGGCGTGTAGGTGACGTTGCTGACTTTGTGAATACCTTCAATAATCCCTAAGTCGATTTCGTGGTCGAGCAGGGCTTTGAGGATGTTCTCGCTGTTGCGGTTTTTAAGCGTGAGCTGGGTGTTCGGAAATTTGCTGAGGTAGGCCGAGAGCACTGGCGGAATTACGTAGAGCGAAATGGTAGTGCTGGCCCCAATGACCATGTGCACTTGCGGCGAAAACGCCTCGCTGAGCGCAGCCATGCCGCGGTGCAGCTCGTGCTGAAGCTGCCGGGCCAGCAGCAGCTTTTGATACAGCAACTCGCCAGCGGGCGTCAGCTTCACCGTGTTGCCGAGGCGCTCGAACAAGCCCGTTTTGTAGTGCTCTTCCAGGGCCTTCACCTGCTTGCTCACCGCCGACTGTGTTACGAACAGCGTTTGGCTGGCCTTGGTAAAGCTCAGCTGTCGGGCTACTTCCAGAAAGACTTCGTGCGGGTAGGAAAGCATCTTGCGGAAGCGTGGTATTGTAGTGCGCTTAGTTACTGCTGTTGAAACTATGTAGGAAGTCGGCAGGCCGTCATGCTGAGCTTATCGAATCATTACCGCTTCGATAGGTGTGTTCAACGAAGCGGTAGAGATGCTTCGACAGGCTCAGCATGACGGATGCGAAACAATATTTCAACATCCAAAGCAACTCCTGCTGTCAATGCCCTGTACCTCAACATTACGCATTAAACGCGAATCATAAAGCTCGCTGCCGTACCTTTGCAGCATCGTTATGACGATCTATCTTCTCGCGCCCATTCCTACTCCACCCTGAGCAGCTTTGACTCAGTTCTCTGGCCCCTACCTACCGTAGCTGCCTTTTCGCGCGTTTCTATTTTTCTGATTTTTCAACACACAGACTAGCCTTTCTGCGGCTTCTCTGCCCGACGGCGTATGCTGGTCGGGACACCCCTCCTGTACATGATTCTGCTTGATAAGTTACCCCAGGGCTACAGCCCGAAGGACGAAGTATTGGCCGGCCTCACCACTGCCCTGGCACTGGTGCCCGAAGTGGTGGCCTTCGCCCTGTTGGCCCACGTTAGTCCGCTGGTGGGCATCGGTTCGGCCTTTGTTATTTGTTTGATTACTAGTATCCTGGGTGGCCGACCCGGCATGATTTCGGGGGCAGCCGGCTCGGTGGCCGTGGTCATTGTGAGCCTGGTGCAGCAGCATGGCGTAGAGTATCTGTTTGCGGCCGTGGTACTCATGGGCATCATTCAGATTGGGGTAGGGCTATTGCGGTTGGGCAAGTTTATCCGGCTGGTGCCGCAGTCTGTGGTGTTTGGCTTTGTCAATGGCCTGGCTATCATCATTTTCATGGCGCAGCTGGAGCAGTTTAAGACCGAAGACGCTGGCGGCGTTACGCACTGGCTAACGGGTTCTTCGCTGTGGCTGATGCTGAGCTTGGTGCTGCTGACCATGGCCATCGTGTACTTCCTACCCAAGCTCACGAAAGCGGTACCGTCGTCGCTGGTAGCTATTCTGGTGGTGTCGGCGCTGGTGATTTTCGGCAACCTGCCTACCAAGTCGGTGGGCGATATTGCCTCTATCAGCGGCGGCCTACCCCTACCTCACCTGCCGGCCATCCCCTTCACCTGGGATACGCTGGCGCTGGTGTTTCCCTACTCCGTCATCATGGCGCTGGTGGGCCTGACGGAAAGCCTGTTGACCCTGACGGTAGTAGACGAACTGACCGACACCCGCGGACGGGGCAACAAAGATTGTGTGGCCCAGGGCCTCGCCAATATGGCTTCGGGCCTGACGGGTGGCATGGGCGGCTGCGCCATGATTGGGCAAACGATGGTGAACATTGAGTCGCGGGGGCGGCACCGGCTGTCGGGCATTGTGGCGGCGGTGGCGCTGGCGCTGTTCGTGCTGGTAGGCTCGTCGCTGATTGAGCGGCTGCCGCTGGCGGCACTGGTAGGCGTGATGTTTATGGTAGTCATTGGCACGTTTGAGTGGGCCAGCCTGCGCATCATCGGCCGCATGCCCCTCACCGACGTGGTAGTGATGGCGCTGGTAACGCTCATCACGGCCATTTCGCAAAATCTGGCGCTGGCCGTACTCGTTGGCGTCGTTGTTTCGGCACTGGCCTTTGCCTGGGAAAACGCCCTGCGCATCCGCGCCCGCAAGCACACCGACGAGCAGGGCCGCAAGCACTACGAGATTTTCGGGCCGCTGTTCTTTGGCTCCGTAGTGGCCTTCAACGAGAAGTTTGACCCGGCCAATGATCCGCAGGAAGTTATCATTGATTTCCGCGAAAGCCGCGTGACCGACTTATCGGCCATTGAGGCCCTCAACAAGCTCACGGAGCGTTACGCCAAGCTCGGCAAAACCCTACACCTGCGCCACCTCAGCCCCGATTCCCGCCGCCTACTCACCAACGCCCAGGCCCTTATCGACGTGAATTACTGGGAAGACCCCACCTATAAGGTAGTGGCCGACGCGGTAGAGTAAAGCGTAATCAGAACGTCATGCTCCGCTTCGCTCAGCATGACGTTCCTTTTAACTCTCTTTTCACTTCTTTTTCGCCTCTACCCTATGCCTTGGCTTCTCTTATTTATTGCGGGTTTGTGTGAGGTAGGCTTTGCAGCCTGCCTGGGCAAGATGAAAGAAACTACCGGCACTACGGCTACGCTGTGGTTGCTGGGGTTCTTTGCCTTTCTCGCGCTCAGCATGACGCTCCTTTACCGCGCCACCCAAACCCTACCCATCGGCACGGCCTACGCCGTCTGGACCGGCATTGGGGCCGTGGGCACGGTGCTGGTAGGCATTGTGGTGTTCCGCGAGCCGGCTGATTTTTGGCGGGTGTTCTTTCTTGTTACTCTCATTGCGTCCATCATCGGGCTGAAGTTCGTCTCGAACGGGTAATTAGTTAAGCTACTAGCGGATGGCTAGTAGCTGTTAGCTTTTCATTGCCCATATTTGAAGCCATTAGCTGCTAGCTATCAGCTAACAGCTATTCGCTAATAGCTCAAAAAAATGCCCCTACCCTACCATCGTCTCGTCGTCAAGATTGGCTCCAACGTACTGACCCAGGCCGATGGCACGCCCGATTTGGCCCGCATAGCCCACTTGGTAGAGCAGATTGCTGCCCTGAAACAGCCGGGCCGCGAGGTAATTGTGGTATCGTCGGGGGCAGTGGCGGCGGGCCGCAGCCTAGTGCAGGTACCCGAAAAGGCCGACGCCGTGAGCAGCCGCCAGCTGCTGGCCGCCGTGGGGCAGGTGAAGCTGCTGACCACCTACGCCGAGCTGCTGGCGCGCTATCAGCTCACGTGTGCGCAGGTGCTGGTAACAAAAGAGGATTTCCGCGACCGGCAGCACTACCGCAACATGCAGAACTGCTTCCGGGCGCTGCTCCAAAACAACATCATCCCCATTGTGAATGAGAATGATGTGATATCGGTAACGGAGCTGATGTTTACCGACAACGACGAGCTGGCCGGCCTGCTTGCCGCCATGCTCGATGCCGATGCCCTGCTGATTCTCAGCAACGTAGACGGCATCTACAACGGCGACCCGAAAGACGCATCTTCCCACGTTATCCGTGAAATTGGCCCCGACACACCCGATTTTTCGGCCTTTGTGACCACGCAACGCTCCCAGTTTGGGCGCGGCGGCATGATTACCAAGTGCCACATGGCGCACAAAGTGGCGCAATTGGGCATTGCGGTACATATTGCCAACGGCAAAACTGAGAACGTGCTACCCCGCGTGCTGAGCGGCGAGGTGGTGAACACGCGCTTCCTACCCAGCCGTACGGCCTCGGGCCGCAAGAAGTGGCTGGCCCACGCCGAACCGGCTGCCAAAGGTACGGTGCGCCTCAACGCGGGCGCCTGTGCAGCCCTCACCACGCCGGGCAAGGCCACTAGTTTGCTACCTGTAGGCGTGGTGGCGGTGGAAGGTGAGTTTGAGAAAGGCGACATTATCCGGCTACTGGCCGAAGATGGCCGCGCCGTGGGCCTGGGTATGGCCGAATACGATGCCACCAAAGCCCGCGAGCGGCTGGGCCAGCAGCAGCAGAAGCCTCTGGTACACTACGATTATCTGTTTTTGAACGCTGATATTTAGCATTGGTAGCCCTACTGCTTAGGGCAGGAGGGTGTGAGGGTAGGAAGGTATGAGTTGTTAGGGGATGATTCGCTCACGTACTTCTTCCCGCCCTCCTACCCTTGTATGATTGTACTACCCTAACTTAAGGGTAGCTAGAAAAGGAAACGGGGACACCATCCATCCCTAAATGCGGTGCTTTGGCGTCGACGTTGCGTGTGAGAATCTGTGCCCCGTTTCCCGTTTTTGCCTGAAGACTGCACAGTATGGAGGGAGCCCCGCCCTGGCGCGGATGGCATCCCGCATTTGTACAAGGAGAGTTGCGGTGAAAACCTTGCTGGCTGGTTGCTTTCCACCTTTTTACCCCGTGCCGATGCCCCGCGTCCCTTCCCCCACCGCCCCGCTGAAATACGTTGTGGGCATTGACATTGCCAAAGACACCTTCGTGGCCTGCTTCGGCCGCATCGAGGCCAGCCAGCAGCTGCGTTTTGGTAAAGAAACCACGTTTGCCAACACGCTGGCCGGCTTCACGGCCCTGCTGGCCTGGACGGCCAAGCAACAGGCGCCCGCCGCCCCATTGTGGTTCGTGGTCGAAGCCACTGGGGTCTACTACGAAGCCTTAGCCTATTTTCTCTCCGATAACGCACAGGCCCTGAGCGTGCTACTGCCCAACAAAGTCAAGCACTTTGCCCAGAGCACCGAGCTCAAGAGCAAAACCGATCAACTCGATGCCCGCCTGCTTTGCCGCCTGGGCCTGGAGCGGGCCTTGCCCGCCTGGCAACCACCAACGCCCGCTCTGCGCCAGCTGCGGGCCCTGGCCCGCGAGCGTCAGCGCCTAAGCGAGCAGGGCGGACAGCTCAAAACCCGGTGCCACGCCTACCAGCACAGCTACCAGCCCGACGCCCGCACCCTCGAGCGCTTGGCCGCTCAGCAGCAACTCGTTGCCCAACAGCTAAAAGCCGTCGACCAAGACCTCTCGCTGCTGCTCGACGCGGAGCCGGAGTTGGCCCGCAAACTGGCCCACCTGACCAGCATCCCCGGCATCGGTCTGACCACGGCCATCGTGGTGGTGGCCGAAACCAACGGCTTCATCCTGGTGGAAAACGAGCGCCAGCTCGCCTCCTACGCCGGCCTAGACGTGGTGCAGCGCCAAAGCGGCCTCTCTTCCCAAGCCACGCGCATTTCCCGCCGAGGGAACGTGCGCCTGCGTACGGCGCTCTACCTGCCAGCCGTGAGCAGCCTGCGCTATAATCCGCAGCAAAAAGCCTTCTATGCCCGCTTGCGCGCCCGCCAGCCCAGCGGCAAGCCCGGCGTCATTGCCGTCATGCGCAAGCTCTTGCTGCTCTGCTATTCGCTCTGGAAAAACGACCGCCCCTACGACCCGCAGTTCCACCCGGCCCACATGGCCGAAAAAGAAGTAGCCCCGGCCGATTAATGGGCCGAGGCTACACAGGATGAACCCGAAGGCTCTCCTTGAAGGAGCCTAAAGATAAAAAACTTGCCCAAGTTCTTGCTCTTTATCACAGTATCTCACACCCTCCTACCCTCCTGGGGCTCCGCAACTCCACGCCTATGAACCTCACGCCTACCTTCGACGCCACGCAGCAAGCCAGCCGCACCCTCGCGCAAGTCTCCCCCGACACCATCAACGCGGTGTTGCTGGCGGTGGCCGAGGCGGCCGTGCAACACACGGAGTTCATTCTGACCGAAAACGCGAAGGATCTGGCGCGCATGGCGCCCGACGACCCCAAGTACGACCGGCTTCAACTCTCGGCGGCGCGAATCCAAAGCATTGCCGACGACCTACGCAGCGTGGCCTCCCTACCCTCGCCGCTGGGCACCGTGCTCACCGAAACCGACCTCGCCAACGGCCTGCTCCTGCGCAAAGTGCGCGTGCCGCTGGGCGTGGTGGGCATCATCTACGAAGCCCGGCCCAACGTGACCTTCGACGTGGTGGCGCTGTGCCTAAAAACCGGTAACGCCTGCGTGCTGAAAGGCGGCTCCGACGCCGACTTTTCCAACCGCGCCATCATTTCCGTTATCCATGAAGTGCTACGCCAGCACGGCCTCGACCCAGCCGTAGCTACCCTCCTCCCCGCCGAACGCGAAGCCACCGCCGCCCTGCTGCAAGCCGTGGGTTATGTAGACGTGCTGATTCCGCGCGGCAGCCAGCAGCTGATTGATTTCGTGCGCGACAACGCCCGCGTGCCCGTCATTGAAACAGGCGCGGGCATCGTGCACACCTACTTCGACGAATCCGGCGACCTAGCGAAGGGCCGCGCCATCATCAACAACGCCAAAACGCGCCGCGTGAGCGTGTGCAACTCGCTAGACTGCCTGCTCCTGCACGAAAGCCGCCTCATCGACCTGCCTACCCTACTCGCCCCCCTAGCCACCGCAGGCGTGCTCCTGCATGCCGACGAACGTGCCTACCCTGCCCTGCGCGGCGTGTACCCCGCCGAACTGCTGCAACCCGCCCGGCCCGAGGATTTTGGTACCGAGTTCCTGTCGTTGCAGTTGGCCGTGAAAACCGTGGCCAGTTTGGATGAAGCACTGGACCATATTGCCCGCCACGGTTCCAAGCACAGCGAGGCTATCGTGTCGGAAGAGGCGGCCCATATCGAGCGGTTTTTGAATGTCGTGGACGCTGCCGCCGTGTACGCCAATGCTTCTACCGCCTTCACCGACGGCGCGCAGTTTGGACTGGGCGCCGAAATCGGCATCAGTACGCAGAAGCTGCATGCCCGTGGCCCTATGGGCTTAGAGGAGCTAACCAGCTACAAATGGCAGGTGCGCGGCAATGGCCAGGTACGCGCCTAACCGCTTCATTCACCAGACCAACGAGTGCCGTTCTGCGTCGAGCTGGCATCCCGCCCGTCCCATCCTCGCTTGCTATGCTTACCTCTATGCGTTGCGTGTTTCCGCTGGCGTTCCTGCTCCTACCGCTGGGTAGCAGAGAGCAGACACTTGCCAAACCCATTGCCCCCGCAACAGCGGCCTTTCAGCCGGGTGCGTTTCAACTGCTGCCGCTGGGGACGGTGCGGCCCGCAGGCTGGCTTCAGCGCCAGCTGCGCATCCAGGCCGATGGGCTGACGGGCCATCTGGACGAGTTTTGGCCCGACCTCGGCCCCAACAGCGCCTGGCTGGGCGGCTCGGGCGAGGGCTGGGAACGGGGCCCCTACTACCTCGATGGCCTCCTACCCCTGGCCTACCTCCTCAACGATCCTACCCTGAAAGCCAAGGCGCAGAAGTGGATTGACTGGACCTTGCAAAGTCAGCGGCCCGACGGTGCCATTGGCCCCGCCAAAAATAAAGACTGGTGGCCCAATATGCTGGTACTCAAAAGCCTGATGCAGTACCAGGAAGCCACTGGCGACCCGCGCGTGGTGCCGTTTATGGAGAAGTACTTCGCCTACCAGAGCAGCCAGCTGGCGGCTAATCCGTTGCAGGTATGGGCTCGGTATCGTTGGGCTGAGGAGCTGCTACCCATCCGTTGGCTATATGAAAAAACGAAGAACCCTCAACTCCTAACCTTGGCCCAGCAGCTAGCTGGGCAAGGCTACAACTGGCAGCAGCTCTACGCGCAGTTTCCCTTCACCAAGCCCACCAGCTGGGCCACCATGAGCCTACCCGACGGTAGCCACGACGAAGATCTTGCCCTGAAAGCCCACGGTGTGAATAATGCCATGGCCCTGAAGATGCCCGTGCTCTGGGGCATGACCGGCGGCACCACCGCTGACCGTCAGAGCATCTACCAGCAGCTGAAAATGCTGGATCAGTACCATGGCCTGCCCAACGGTATGTACAGTGGCGACGAGCATTTCTCGGGCCGCAACCCCTCGCAAGGCATTGAGCTGTGCGCGGTGGTGGAGGCGCAGTATTCCTACGAGCAACTGCTGGCCTTGCTCGGCGACCCTGCCTTTGGCGACCGGCTCGAAAAAATCACCTTTAACGCTCTACCCGCCACCTTCGACCCTACCATGTGGGCGCACCAGTACGACCAGCAGCCCAACCAGGTGCTGGTGAATAAGGCTAAAAGGCAATGGTCCACCAACGGCGACGACTCCAATGTGTATGGCCTGGAGCCGTGGTTTGGATGCTGCACGGCCAACATGCACCAGGGCTGGCCCAAGTTTGCGGCCAACCTCTGGATGGCCTCGCCCGATGGCGGCCTGGTGGCCGCGGCCTACGCACCCAGCGAGCTAACCACCAGGGTAGGCAAAGCGGACGTCACCATCCGCGAGGAAACCGACTACCCCTTCCGCGACAACATCCGGTTTGTGGTGGCGAAATCCAGCAAGAAAATGGCCTTTCCACTGCGTCTGCGCATTCCGGCCTGGGCCGATAAAGCCACGGTGACGGTGAATGGCAAACCCGTGGCCGACGCTCCCAAAGCCGGCACGTTCTACCAGCTAAAGCGCCGCTGGCAGCAGGGCGACGTGGTGGAGCTGCGCCTACCGATGGAGGTGCGCGTGCAGCCGGGCTACCAGCAGTCGGTATCGGTAGAGCGTGGGCCGCTGGTGTATGGGCTGAAGCTGGGCGAGCAGTGGGACAAGCTGCGCGACCGGCCCAACCAAGCCGACGACTACGCCGTGCGGGCCACTACCCCCTGGAACTACGGCCTGCTCCTACCCCAGGCCGACGCCACCGTCGCGTTCCAAGTGCAAGAGCGCCCGACTACCGGCATCGTATTTTCGCCCGACGGTGCGCCCGTGGAGCTGCGCGTGCAGGGCATCCGCCTACCCGAGTGGCAACTGGAGCAGAACTCGGCTGGTCCGCCGCCGGCCAGTCCGGTAGCCCGGCCCGCTGGGGCCACTCCCGAAACGCTGACACTTATTCCGTACGGCGCTACTAATCTACGCATTACGTCCTTTCCAGTGGTGCGGCCGTAGCTCAGCGCACACCACCATTGCATAGCTCGTCAAAACCACTTGTTAGCATGAGCAGAGTCTACTGGCCGCTACAGCCATCAGGCCCAACTTAGCCGGGGATAGTTACGTTGGAGTAGACCTATTTTGGTTTCTTCTGCATGCTATTACTGCACCGCCTTACCTGGTTTCGGGTAGCCCTGGCCTGGGGTGTGTTCACGCTGTTCATGATTTTGCTCGTGTATGGGCAGGCCCTCACCAGTGGCTTGTCGGTGCATTGGCGCACGGCGGTGCTGGGGCCGCTGGTCTATGGCATTATTGGAACCCTGCTCACGCCGGTGGTCTTTGAGCTGGCTACGCGCTTCAATCTTACCGCAGGTCGGCGGCGGTGGTTGGCCTACCTGTTGGTGCACGCTGTGGCGAGTGTGCTCATTACGGTGCTCTACCGGGCTTCCTACCTCACGCTGCTCTATTTAATGGCCGTACCGGGTGTCCGGCTTTCCTGGGCGGCTATTCTGGGCTCGGTCAACGTCTGGATTCCGATTTACTGGATGGTGCTGTTTGTGGCCTATGCTCTGGACTTTTACCACAAGTGGCAGCACCGCAGCCTGGAGGCCGCCCGCCTGGAAACCCAGTTGGTGCAGGCCCAATTGCACGCGCTGAAGCAGCAGCTCAATCCGCATTTTCTTTTCAATACCCTCAACGCCCTTTCTACGCTGATTGAGGACGAGCCGCGCACAGCCCAGCGCATGACTGCCAAGCTCGGCGAGTTTTTGCGCCTGGTGCTCGACCACACCGAGGCCCAGCAAGTGCCTCTGGCCGAGGAACTGCATTTCGTGCAGCTCTACCTCGACATCGAGCAGGTACGCTTCTCCAATCGCCTCACCTTCACGCACCACGTAGTACCCGCCGCCCTACCTGCCCTGGTGCCGCACCTGCTGTTGCAGCCTCTCATCGAAAATGCTGTGCGGCACGGACTGGCGGCAGTAGGCGGCGGTAGCATTCATCTGCAAGCGCATCGGCAGGGCGAACAGCTTATGCTGGAAGTGCACAACAGCGGCAGCAGCCCCCACGCCGATAGTGTGCGTGGGGTAGGCCTGGCCAATACCGAGCAGCGGCTGCGCACCTTGTATGGCAGCCGCTACGTACTTACCCTACGCTCGGGTGCGGAGCAGGGCACGGTGGTTCGCCTGGAGCTACCCTTCCAGACAAAGTAATCCTACGCTATTCTTGGTTTGCTATTCCTATGTCGTCGATTCGCACATTGATTGTTGATGATGAACCGCTTGCTCGCCGACGCATCACTCAGCTCCTGGCCCATGCTCCCGACTTCACGGTGCAGGGCCAGTGCAGCAACGGCGCCGAGGCCCTGGCTGCCCTCTCTGGCGATGCAGAAGTAGACCTGGTGTTTATGGACGTGCAGATGCCCGACTTTACGGGCTTGCAGGTGCTCCAGCAACTCCAGGAGCAACCGATGCCGCTGGTGGTTTTCGTGACGGCCTACGACCGCTACACTCTGCAGGCTTTCGAAGCGCACGCGCTCGACTACCTGCTCAAGCCCCTCGACCCCGACCGCTTTATTCGCTGCCTGGCCCACGTGCGCCAGCGCATAGCCCAGCACCAAGCCAAGCAGTTGCACCAGCAACTCACCTCCTTCCTGAGCACCCTACCCAGCCCTGCCGCTCCGCCCACGTTTCCTACCCAGTTGCTGGTGAAGCAGCCAGGACTGCTCTATTTTGTGCCCACGGCGCAGGTGCATTACCTAGAGGCTACGGGCAACTACGTAACCGTGTACGCTCAAGGTCAGCCCCATGTGCTGCGCTCTACCCTCAGCCAGCTAGAGCGCCAACTCGACCCCAGCGTATTTCTACGCATTCACCGTTCGCTTATCGTGAACACCCAGCAGGTGAAAGAACTGCGGCCCTGGGCCCACGGCGAGTACCTGCTTACACTGCACGATGGCCAGCACCTCACCTCTTCGCGCAGCTACAACGACGCCATTCAGCAGTTTCTGAAACAGTTTATTTCTTGAATTACTTCTCGGCAGCCTAGCTAGCTGAGCAGGCGAATCGGGCCGGCTACCCCTTTTGTAGTGCAGCTTGTCCCTGGGCGTAGCCAGCTCGTCCCTACTAGGAGGCGGGTGTGCATCAGCGGTGCGTATGAGGGGTGACTTGAGTAGCCAGCGGTTTTAACTGGCTTACTGGGTTCCACCCCTCACCCTCATGATGAACTCCATGAACAATCATCTTTCCTCTTTGGCCACTGCACGGACTTGGTCTCGGCGCGTAGTTTCTGCGCTTTTCCTGGCTGGTGTGCTGGCCGGCGCCACTTCCTGCAACGACGATTCTGACTCCGATAGCACTAGCATCAAGCTCGCCGGCCCGAAGCCCGAGTGGGGCCCAACCATTCACCCGGAGATGCAAACCGTTATCGAAAAGCTTGACCAGCTCAGCGGAGGCGTACCGCTCAATACCCTCACCCCGCAGCAAGCCCGCATGGCTCCCTCGGCTACTGATGCGGTTATGGCCGTGATGCGTGACTATAATATCCCCGCGCCCGTGCCGCAGGTAGACACCACAGGG from Hymenobacter aerilatus harbors:
- a CDS encoding LytR/AlgR family response regulator transcription factor, which produces MSSIRTLIVDDEPLARRRITQLLAHAPDFTVQGQCSNGAEALAALSGDAEVDLVFMDVQMPDFTGLQVLQQLQEQPMPLVVFVTAYDRYTLQAFEAHALDYLLKPLDPDRFIRCLAHVRQRIAQHQAKQLHQQLTSFLSTLPSPAAPPTFPTQLLVKQPGLLYFVPTAQVHYLEATGNYVTVYAQGQPHVLRSTLSQLERQLDPSVFLRIHRSLIVNTQQVKELRPWAHGEYLLTLHDGQHLTSSRSYNDAIQQFLKQFIS